One Callospermophilus lateralis isolate mCalLat2 unplaced genomic scaffold, mCalLat2.hap1 Scaffold_329, whole genome shotgun sequence DNA segment encodes these proteins:
- the LOC143388396 gene encoding branched-chain-amino-acid aminotransferase, cytosolic-like isoform X1, with product MKDCSNGCSAEYPAEGGSKQVVETFRAKDLIITPATILKEKPDPNTLVFGTMFTDHMLTVEWSSEFGWEKPHIKPFQNLSLHPGLSTLHYAVELFEGLKAFRGVDNKIRLFWPALNMERMCKSAVRATLPLFDKEELLECIQQLVQLDQEWVPYSTSASLYIRPTFIGTEPSLGVKKPTKALLFVILSPVGPYFSSGTFNPVSLWANPKYVRAWKGGTGHCKMGGNDGSSLFAQCETAEKGCQQVLWLYGEDNQIMEVGTVNLFLYWINEDGEEELGTPPLDGIILPGVTVDLVQKWGEFKVSERYLTMDDLITALEGNRVREMFGSGTACVVCPVSDILYNGETIHIPTMENGPKLATHILDKLTDIQYGREESDWTIVLS from the coding sequence ATGAAGGACTGCAGTAACGGATGCTCCGCTGAATACCCTGCAGAAGGAGGATCAAAACAGGTGGTGGAGACTTTCAGGGCTAAAGACCTAATAATCACACCAGCCACCATCTTGAAGGAAAAACCAGATCCCAATACTCTGGTTTTTGGAACTATGTTTACGGATCACATGTTGACAGTGGAGTGGTCCTCTGAGTTTGGATGGGAGAAACCTCACATCAAGCCTTTTCAAAACCTGTCCCTGCATCCTGGGTTATCAACTTTGCATTATGCAGTAGAATTATTTGAAGGTTTAAAGGCATTTCGAGGAGTAGATAATAAAATTCGACTGTTTTGGCCAGCACTCAACATGGAGAGAATGTGTAAGTCTGCTGTGAGAGCCACTTTGCCGTTGTTTGACAAGGAAGAGCTTCTGGAATGTATTCAGCAGCTTGTGCAGTTGGATCAAGAATGGGTGCCCTACTCCACCTCTGCCAGTCTCTACATTCGTCCCACGTTTATTGGAACTGAGCCTTCTCTTGGAGTCAAGAAGCCTACCAAAGCCCTGCTCTTTGTAATCTTAAGCCCAGTGGGACCTTATTTTTCAAGTGGAACCTTTAATCCAGTGTCCCTGTGGGCCAACCCGAAGTATGTCAGAGCTTGGAAAGGTGGGACTGGACACTGCAAGATGGGAGGGAATGATGGCTCCTCTCTTTTTGCCCAATGTGAAACAGCAGAGAAAGGTTGTCAGCAGGTTCTCTGGCTCTATGGAGAGGATAATCAGATAATGGAAGTCGGAACTGTGAATCTTTTTCTTTACTGGATAAATGAAGATGGAGAGGAAGAACTGGGAACTCCTCCGCTAGATGGCATCATTCTTCCAGGAGTGACAGTGGACCTGGTGCAAAAGTGGGGTGAATTTAAAGTGTCAGAGAGGTACCTCACCATGGACGACTTGATAACTGCCCTGGAGGGGAACAGAGTGAGGGAGATGTTTGGCTCTGGCACAGCCTGCGTTGTCTGCCCAGTTTCTGATATACTATACAACGGTGAGACGATACACATTCCAACTATGGAGAATGGTCCTAAGCTTGCaacccatatcttggacaaattgACTGATATCCAGTATGGAAGAGAAGAGAGCGACTGGACAATCGTATTATCCTGA
- the LOC143388396 gene encoding branched-chain-amino-acid aminotransferase, cytosolic-like isoform X2, with translation MKDCSNGCSAEYPAEGGSKQVVETFRAKDLIITPATILKEKPDPNTLVFGTMFTDHMLTVEWSSEFGWEKPHIKPFQNLSLHPGLSTLHYAVELFEATLPLFDKEELLECIQQLVQLDQEWVPYSTSASLYIRPTFIGTEPSLGVKKPTKALLFVILSPVGPYFSSGTFNPVSLWANPKYVRAWKGGTGHCKMGGNDGSSLFAQCETAEKGCQQVLWLYGEDNQIMEVGTVNLFLYWINEDGEEELGTPPLDGIILPGVTVDLVQKWGEFKVSERYLTMDDLITALEGNRVREMFGSGTACVVCPVSDILYNGETIHIPTMENGPKLATHILDKLTDIQYGREESDWTIVLS, from the exons ATGAAGGACTGCAGTAACGGATGCTCCGCTGAATACCCTGCAGAAGGAGGATCAAAACAGGTGGTGGAGACTTTCAGGGCTAAAGACCTAATAATCACACCAGCCACCATCTTGAAGGAAAAACCAGATCCCAATACTCTGGTTTTTGGAACTATGTTTACGGATCACATGTTGACAGTGGAGTGGTCCTCTGAGTTTGGATGGGAGAAACCTCACATCAAGCCTTTTCAAAACCTGTCCCTGCATCCTGGGTTATCAACTTTGCATTATGCAGTAGAATTATTTGAAG CCACTTTGCCGTTGTTTGACAAGGAAGAGCTTCTGGAATGTATTCAGCAGCTTGTGCAGTTGGATCAAGAATGGGTGCCCTACTCCACCTCTGCCAGTCTCTACATTCGTCCCACGTTTATTGGAACTGAGCCTTCTCTTGGAGTCAAGAAGCCTACCAAAGCCCTGCTCTTTGTAATCTTAAGCCCAGTGGGACCTTATTTTTCAAGTGGAACCTTTAATCCAGTGTCCCTGTGGGCCAACCCGAAGTATGTCAGAGCTTGGAAAGGTGGGACTGGACACTGCAAGATGGGAGGGAATGATGGCTCCTCTCTTTTTGCCCAATGTGAAACAGCAGAGAAAGGTTGTCAGCAGGTTCTCTGGCTCTATGGAGAGGATAATCAGATAATGGAAGTCGGAACTGTGAATCTTTTTCTTTACTGGATAAATGAAGATGGAGAGGAAGAACTGGGAACTCCTCCGCTAGATGGCATCATTCTTCCAGGAGTGACAGTGGACCTGGTGCAAAAGTGGGGTGAATTTAAAGTGTCAGAGAGGTACCTCACCATGGACGACTTGATAACTGCCCTGGAGGGGAACAGAGTGAGGGAGATGTTTGGCTCTGGCACAGCCTGCGTTGTCTGCCCAGTTTCTGATATACTATACAACGGTGAGACGATACACATTCCAACTATGGAGAATGGTCCTAAGCTTGCaacccatatcttggacaaattgACTGATATCCAGTATGGAAGAGAAGAGAGCGACTGGACAATCGTATTATCCTGA
- the LOC143388396 gene encoding branched-chain-amino-acid aminotransferase, cytosolic-like isoform X3, translated as MKDCSNGCSAEYPAEGGSKQVVETFRAKDLIITPATILKEKPDPNTLVFGTMFTDHMLTVEWSSEFGWEKPHIKPFQNLSLHPGLSTLHYAVELFEATLPLFDKEELLECIQQLVQLDQEWVPYSTSASLYIRPTFIGTEPSLGVKKPTKALLFVILSPVGPYFSSGTFNPVSLWANPKYVRAWKGGTGHCKMGGNDGSSLFAQCETAEKGCQQVLWLYGEDNQIMEVGTVNLFLYWINEDGEEELGTPPLDGIILPGVTVDLVQKWGEFKTIHIPTMENGPKLATHILDKLTDIQYGREESDWTIVLS; from the exons ATGAAGGACTGCAGTAACGGATGCTCCGCTGAATACCCTGCAGAAGGAGGATCAAAACAGGTGGTGGAGACTTTCAGGGCTAAAGACCTAATAATCACACCAGCCACCATCTTGAAGGAAAAACCAGATCCCAATACTCTGGTTTTTGGAACTATGTTTACGGATCACATGTTGACAGTGGAGTGGTCCTCTGAGTTTGGATGGGAGAAACCTCACATCAAGCCTTTTCAAAACCTGTCCCTGCATCCTGGGTTATCAACTTTGCATTATGCAGTAGAATTATTTGAAG CCACTTTGCCGTTGTTTGACAAGGAAGAGCTTCTGGAATGTATTCAGCAGCTTGTGCAGTTGGATCAAGAATGGGTGCCCTACTCCACCTCTGCCAGTCTCTACATTCGTCCCACGTTTATTGGAACTGAGCCTTCTCTTGGAGTCAAGAAGCCTACCAAAGCCCTGCTCTTTGTAATCTTAAGCCCAGTGGGACCTTATTTTTCAAGTGGAACCTTTAATCCAGTGTCCCTGTGGGCCAACCCGAAGTATGTCAGAGCTTGGAAAGGTGGGACTGGACACTGCAAGATGGGAGGGAATGATGGCTCCTCTCTTTTTGCCCAATGTGAAACAGCAGAGAAAGGTTGTCAGCAGGTTCTCTGGCTCTATGGAGAGGATAATCAGATAATGGAAGTCGGAACTGTGAATCTTTTTCTTTACTGGATAAATGAAGATGGAGAGGAAGAACTGGGAACTCCTCCGCTAGATGGCATCATTCTTCCAGGAGTGACAGTGGACCTGGTGCAAAAGTGGGGTGAATTTAAA ACGATACACATTCCAACTATGGAGAATGGTCCTAAGCTTGCaacccatatcttggacaaattgACTGATATCCAGTATGGAAGAGAAGAGAGCGACTGGACAATCGTATTATCCTGA
- the LOC143388396 gene encoding branched-chain-amino-acid aminotransferase, cytosolic-like isoform X4 has product MKDCSNGCSAEYPAEGGSKQVVETFRAKDLIITPATILKEKPDPNTLVFGTMFTDHMLTVEWSSEFGWEKPHIKPFQNLSLHPGLSTLHYAVEPSLGVKKPTKALLFVILSPVGPYFSSGTFNPVSLWANPKYVRAWKGGTGHCKMGGNDGSSLFAQCETAEKGCQQVLWLYGEDNQIMEVGTVNLFLYWINEDGEEELGTPPLDGIILPGVTVDLVQKWGEFKVSERYLTMDDLITALEGNRVREMFGSGTACVVCPVSDILYNGETIHIPTMENGPKLATHILDKLTDIQYGREESDWTIVLS; this is encoded by the exons ATGAAGGACTGCAGTAACGGATGCTCCGCTGAATACCCTGCAGAAGGAGGATCAAAACAGGTGGTGGAGACTTTCAGGGCTAAAGACCTAATAATCACACCAGCCACCATCTTGAAGGAAAAACCAGATCCCAATACTCTGGTTTTTGGAACTATGTTTACGGATCACATGTTGACAGTGGAGTGGTCCTCTGAGTTTGGATGGGAGAAACCTCACATCAAGCCTTTTCAAAACCTGTCCCTGCATCCTGGGTTATCAACTTTGCATTATGCAGT TGAGCCTTCTCTTGGAGTCAAGAAGCCTACCAAAGCCCTGCTCTTTGTAATCTTAAGCCCAGTGGGACCTTATTTTTCAAGTGGAACCTTTAATCCAGTGTCCCTGTGGGCCAACCCGAAGTATGTCAGAGCTTGGAAAGGTGGGACTGGACACTGCAAGATGGGAGGGAATGATGGCTCCTCTCTTTTTGCCCAATGTGAAACAGCAGAGAAAGGTTGTCAGCAGGTTCTCTGGCTCTATGGAGAGGATAATCAGATAATGGAAGTCGGAACTGTGAATCTTTTTCTTTACTGGATAAATGAAGATGGAGAGGAAGAACTGGGAACTCCTCCGCTAGATGGCATCATTCTTCCAGGAGTGACAGTGGACCTGGTGCAAAAGTGGGGTGAATTTAAAGTGTCAGAGAGGTACCTCACCATGGACGACTTGATAACTGCCCTGGAGGGGAACAGAGTGAGGGAGATGTTTGGCTCTGGCACAGCCTGCGTTGTCTGCCCAGTTTCTGATATACTATACAACGGTGAGACGATACACATTCCAACTATGGAGAATGGTCCTAAGCTTGCaacccatatcttggacaaattgACTGATATCCAGTATGGAAGAGAAGAGAGCGACTGGACAATCGTATTATCCTGA